A window from Roseburia sp. 499 encodes these proteins:
- a CDS encoding DUF3877 family protein — MADVKVEGLQKNIYDTLKEWEIKIGYRKEEVQLYYPKESLLELLEAEEENLEQQLEGFCKAVKRELGDIAIYETNEKGRYCVRVPAQGVSYIHEHIPESEFLKAFLKTVTTPGTKLEDVATVFYQFSKHVVIEKQEEREWGIFFLEEEIDPYVYYVEEDDFGLEYHRFTKEAYQRLNLKRL, encoded by the coding sequence ATGGCTGATGTTAAAGTAGAAGGATTGCAAAAAAATATTTATGATACCTTAAAGGAATGGGAAATCAAAATCGGTTACCGCAAGGAAGAGGTGCAGTTATATTATCCAAAAGAGTCTCTTTTGGAACTTTTAGAGGCAGAGGAAGAGAATCTGGAACAACAATTAGAAGGGTTCTGTAAGGCAGTAAAAAGAGAATTGGGCGATATTGCAATATATGAAACCAATGAAAAGGGGCGATATTGTGTCAGAGTTCCGGCACAAGGTGTTTCTTATATTCATGAACATATTCCGGAAAGTGAGTTTTTAAAAGCATTTTTAAAAACAGTAACAACTCCCGGTACCAAACTAGAGGATGTTGCTACTGTTTTTTATCAGTTTTCAAAACATGTTGTCATAGAAAAACAGGAAGAGCGGGAGTGGGGCATTTTCTTTTTAGAGGAAGAAATCGACCCTTATGTGTATTATGTGGAAGAGGATGATTTTGGCTTAGAGTATCATCGTTTCACAAAAGAAGCATATCAGAGGTTGAACCTAAAGAGATTATGA
- a CDS encoding queuosine precursor transporter, whose amino-acid sequence MPNELLLILSLIFTFSAVLVAFYIFQEQGLYLWTIIATIAANIEALIVVNAFGMEMTLGNILFASTFLVTDISSEIYGKKTAKKAVYLGIATSVIFIPISSSWLLYTPNANDWAMPSIRTIFSNTPRLMLVGIIVYVIVQLFDVWAYHKWWAFTTKKFGDSKKFLWIRNNGSTLISQLMNTVLFTLGAFLGVYGVETLISIMVSSYIIFVVTSVADTPFVYLARHIYEKKKS is encoded by the coding sequence ATGCCAAACGAACTTTTATTGATTTTATCACTTATATTCACTTTTTCTGCTGTTCTTGTTGCTTTTTATATTTTTCAGGAACAAGGACTTTATCTCTGGACAATTATTGCCACAATCGCTGCCAATATTGAAGCACTAATTGTTGTAAATGCCTTTGGCATGGAAATGACATTGGGAAATATTCTATTTGCTTCCACTTTTCTGGTAACAGATATTTCCAGCGAAATTTACGGAAAGAAAACTGCAAAAAAAGCTGTTTATCTTGGAATTGCAACCTCAGTGATTTTTATTCCTATCAGTTCTTCCTGGCTTCTCTATACACCAAATGCAAATGATTGGGCAATGCCAAGCATCCGCACTATTTTTTCTAATACGCCACGCCTGATGCTGGTTGGTATCATTGTCTATGTTATTGTGCAATTGTTCGACGTATGGGCATACCATAAGTGGTGGGCCTTTACTACAAAAAAATTTGGAGACAGCAAGAAATTCCTATGGATTCGTAACAACGGCTCTACTCTGATTTCTCAGTTGATGAACACTGTACTTTTTACCCTTGGAGCATTTTTAGGTGTTTACGGAGTCGAAACCCTAATTTCCATTATGGTTTCCAGTTATATTATTTTCGTAGTAACCAGTGTAGCAGATACTCCTTTCGTATATTTAGCAAGACACATATACGAAAAGAAAAAATCATAA
- a CDS encoding radical SAM protein, whose protein sequence is MTETFDPIRYSIITEKNPREIVMLRGSGCVWKRCRFCDYHLDKSSDEAANFTLNREQLLQITGQYHKLEVINSGSFVDLNADTINMIESICLEKGITEIHFECHWMHRDAIPAFRERFLKKGITLKLKIGVETFDSLFRESYLVKGIDTDNPEDIAKYFDEVCLLQGIPGQTVESMEHDIETGLKHFERVCVNIMVENRMPIKPDPRVIALFREHLYPRYIDNPRVDILMENTDFGVGGNK, encoded by the coding sequence ATGACAGAAACTTTTGACCCCATCCGTTATTCTATAATAACAGAAAAAAACCCAAGAGAAATTGTGATGCTACGAGGCTCCGGCTGTGTTTGGAAACGCTGCCGTTTTTGTGACTATCATCTGGACAAGTCTTCGGATGAAGCTGCCAACTTCACCCTGAACCGTGAACAGCTCTTACAGATAACCGGACAATATCATAAGCTTGAGGTCATCAACTCCGGTAGCTTCGTAGACTTGAATGCAGATACTATCAATATGATAGAAAGCATTTGTCTGGAAAAAGGGATTACTGAAATTCATTTTGAATGTCACTGGATGCATCGTGATGCAATTCCTGCTTTCCGAGAACGTTTTTTGAAAAAAGGGATTACTCTGAAACTAAAAATCGGTGTAGAAACCTTCGATTCTCTCTTTCGGGAAAGTTATCTGGTAAAAGGAATCGATACAGATAACCCTGAGGATATTGCAAAATATTTTGATGAAGTCTGTTTGTTACAAGGAATTCCGGGACAGACAGTAGAAAGCATGGAACATGACATCGAAACAGGACTAAAACATTTTGAACGGGTATGTGTGAATATTATGGTAGAAAACCGTATGCCAATCAAACCGGACCCAAGAGTAATTGCTCTATTTCGTGAGCATCTCTATCCACGCTATATTGACAATCCACGAGTAGATATTCTCATGGAAAACACAGACTTTGGAGTAGGAGGAAACAAATAA
- the cbiD gene encoding cobalt-precorrin-5B (C(1))-methyltransferase CbiD — protein MKNGLENQYIIKDNKKLRMGYTTGSCAAAASKAAAHMLLTGENIAYVSLMTPKGIKLHLEVLDIKKTTDSVSCAIEKDAGDDPDVTDKLWIYASVSKKAQCGIEIVGGKGVGVVTKPGLEQPVGTAAINKIPRKMITEELENICKECGYQGGLLVEISVPEGEKTAEKTFNHRLGIMGGISILGTTGIVEPMSETALLASIRVELNQQIQIGHRSLVITPGNYGREFLRENFPFDLESAIKCSNFVGDTIDMAIELGVENILFVAHIGKFIKVAGGIMNTHSRNADARMEILCANAAVAGVDVNVLQQIMQAVTTEEGLRVLKDQGYLEKTMELVIEKIQYYLEKRSYGKCNIAVVLFSNEQGELGRTENFEKVAEEIQKGRK, from the coding sequence ATGAAAAACGGATTAGAAAACCAATACATCATAAAAGATAATAAAAAGCTCCGTATGGGATATACAACGGGGAGTTGTGCTGCTGCTGCTTCAAAAGCGGCAGCCCATATGTTACTTACGGGAGAAAATATTGCATATGTAAGTTTAATGACACCCAAAGGGATTAAACTTCATTTAGAGGTTTTGGATATTAAAAAGACAACGGATAGCGTTTCTTGTGCCATAGAAAAAGATGCAGGAGATGATCCGGATGTAACAGACAAACTCTGGATATATGCCAGTGTGTCAAAAAAGGCTCAGTGCGGAATCGAAATCGTCGGTGGAAAAGGGGTAGGTGTGGTAACAAAACCAGGATTGGAACAGCCGGTAGGAACTGCAGCTATTAATAAGATACCCCGGAAGATGATTACAGAGGAGTTAGAAAATATCTGTAAAGAGTGTGGGTATCAAGGCGGACTTCTGGTAGAGATTTCCGTACCAGAGGGAGAAAAAACAGCCGAAAAGACCTTTAATCACAGACTTGGAATCATGGGCGGAATTTCTATTCTTGGAACTACAGGGATAGTAGAGCCTATGAGTGAGACAGCACTTCTTGCAAGTATACGGGTAGAGTTGAATCAGCAGATACAAATAGGGCATAGAAGCCTTGTGATTACGCCTGGAAATTATGGAAGGGAATTTTTAAGAGAAAACTTTCCCTTTGACTTGGAATCTGCAATTAAATGTAGCAATTTTGTGGGTGATACCATTGATATGGCAATAGAATTAGGAGTAGAAAATATTCTCTTTGTAGCACATATCGGTAAGTTTATCAAGGTAGCCGGAGGGATCATGAATACCCATTCCAGAAATGCAGATGCAAGAATGGAGATTTTATGTGCTAATGCAGCGGTTGCAGGTGTCGATGTTAATGTATTGCAGCAGATAATGCAGGCAGTTACCACGGAAGAAGGCTTACGTGTGTTGAAAGACCAAGGTTATCTGGAAAAGACCATGGAGCTGGTAATTGAAAAGATACAGTATTATCTGGAAAAGAGAAGTTATGGGAAATGTAATATAGCGGTGGTACTGTTTTCGAATGAGCAAGGAGAACTAGGTAGAACGGAAAATTTCGAGAAAGTAGCAGAAGAGATACAAAAAGGAAGGAAATGA
- a CDS encoding GNAT family N-acetyltransferase, with protein sequence MEIIIKDMTENEIEGKAFVHWKSWQESYKGLVDDNYLKEKVTLEACKEMAYKWPDNLIVAMDGSKTVGFCGYGKSENSDLKDCGEIFALYVLKEYQNQKVGYTLIQEALRRLEKFPNIAVWVLTGNEKAINFYKRVGFAFDGVTQKIVLGTPNSEERMILHR encoded by the coding sequence ATGGAGATTATAATAAAAGATATGACTGAAAATGAGATAGAAGGGAAAGCTTTTGTTCATTGGAAATCGTGGCAAGAGTCATATAAGGGGCTCGTTGATGATAACTATTTGAAGGAAAAGGTTACGCTAGAAGCTTGTAAAGAAATGGCATATAAGTGGCCGGATAATCTAATTGTTGCAATGGATGGAAGTAAGACGGTAGGTTTCTGCGGATATGGTAAATCTGAGAATAGTGATTTAAAAGATTGTGGAGAAATATTTGCTTTGTATGTGCTTAAAGAGTACCAGAACCAAAAAGTAGGATATACATTAATACAAGAAGCTTTGAGGAGATTGGAAAAATTTCCGAATATCGCAGTATGGGTATTAACGGGCAATGAAAAGGCTATAAATTTTTATAAGAGAGTCGGTTTTGCATTTGATGGTGTAACTCAAAAGATTGTTTTGGGAACTCCAAACAGTGAAGAAAGAATGATTTTACACAGATAA
- the cobI gene encoding precorrin-2 C(20)-methyltransferase, with product MTGKLYGIGVGPGDPELLTLKAVRLIKECDVIAVPGKQKEETVAYKIVKQAVPEIAEKECLEVDMPMTKDKEKLAQSHKAAFEKVSQVLDAGKNIAFLTLGDPCVYSTYIYIHQRIQQAGYETEIVSGIPSFCAVSARLNQGLVERSEMLHVIPSSYGIEEGMKLSGTRVLMKAGKKMGQVKEQLKKMNVQASMIENCGMENEKIYHSIEEIPEEAGYYSLIIVKEQ from the coding sequence ATGACAGGAAAATTATACGGAATTGGAGTAGGACCGGGAGATCCGGAACTCCTTACGCTAAAGGCAGTACGCCTCATAAAGGAATGTGATGTAATTGCAGTTCCGGGAAAACAAAAAGAAGAAACAGTGGCATACAAAATTGTAAAGCAGGCAGTACCGGAAATCGCAGAAAAGGAATGCTTAGAAGTCGATATGCCAATGACAAAGGATAAGGAAAAACTGGCACAGAGCCATAAAGCAGCTTTTGAAAAGGTATCACAGGTGTTGGATGCAGGAAAGAACATTGCATTTTTAACATTGGGCGATCCTTGTGTATATTCTACCTATATTTATATACATCAGAGAATCCAACAGGCAGGATATGAAACAGAAATTGTCAGTGGAATTCCATCTTTCTGTGCTGTATCAGCAAGGCTGAATCAGGGGCTTGTGGAGCGTAGTGAGATGCTTCATGTGATTCCATCTTCCTATGGAATCGAAGAAGGAATGAAGTTATCTGGAACCCGTGTATTGATGAAAGCGGGAAAAAAGATGGGACAGGTGAAGGAACAGTTGAAAAAAATGAATGTTCAGGCATCTATGATAGAAAACTGTGGCATGGAAAATGAAAAAATCTATCACAGTATAGAAGAAATACCGGAAGAAGCAGGCTATTATTCATTGATTATCGTAAAGGAGCAGTAG